One Pseudomonas sp. AN-1 genomic region harbors:
- a CDS encoding LysR substrate-binding domain-containing protein — MPRSQSNPLDAPRASVSIATTDNLTDFYLLAQVIESGGFSAAAKRTGISKSRLSRRIIELERRLGSQLLLRSTRTLTVTPAGEEVFQHIQDMLRAARAAESSIQQFLEEPCGLVRICTPPLVEELLAEPLARFAMLHPRVRIALSPGDGVRELLSQRVDLAFNLGAVPGDSLELVLHPLAQLRLVCVASPALLEELGQPQSPEQVDQSRFLSLGLPHAPEAWQLRDATEAGGNPSYVSHSLTALRSAARAGLGLAQLPLYACLDDLHEGRLQLALEHFEPAPCPIQAMTPPARMVPQAVRALIQFLREQLPHCQARGILAPQPA; from the coding sequence ATGCCCCGCAGCCAGAGCAACCCCCTCGACGCGCCCCGCGCCTCCGTCAGCATCGCCACGACCGACAACCTCACCGACTTCTACCTGCTCGCCCAGGTGATCGAATCCGGCGGCTTCTCCGCCGCCGCCAAGCGGACCGGGATCAGTAAGTCGCGCCTGAGCCGACGCATCATCGAACTCGAGCGGCGCCTGGGCAGCCAGCTGCTGCTGCGCAGCACCCGCACGCTCACCGTGACCCCGGCCGGCGAAGAAGTCTTCCAGCACATCCAGGACATGCTCCGCGCCGCCCGGGCCGCCGAAAGCAGCATCCAGCAGTTCCTCGAGGAGCCCTGCGGGCTGGTGCGCATCTGCACCCCCCCTCTAGTGGAGGAGCTGCTGGCCGAGCCGCTCGCCCGCTTCGCCATGCTCCACCCCCGGGTACGCATCGCCCTCAGCCCGGGCGACGGCGTGCGGGAGCTGCTCAGCCAGCGCGTCGACCTGGCCTTCAACCTCGGCGCAGTGCCCGGCGACAGCCTCGAGCTGGTGCTGCACCCCCTCGCCCAGTTGCGTCTGGTCTGCGTGGCCAGCCCCGCCCTGCTGGAGGAACTTGGCCAGCCGCAGAGCCCCGAACAGGTCGACCAGAGCCGTTTCCTCAGCCTCGGCCTGCCCCATGCGCCGGAAGCCTGGCAGTTGCGCGACGCCACGGAAGCCGGCGGCAATCCGAGCTACGTGTCGCACAGCCTGACGGCGCTGCGCAGCGCCGCCCGGGCCGGCCTCGGCCTCGCCCAGCTGCCGCTGTACGCCTGCCTCGACGATCTGCACGAGGGCCGGCTGCAGCTCGCCCTGGAGCACTTCGAGCCCGCCCCCTGCCCGATCCAGGCCATGACGCCGCCCGCCCGGATGGTGCCCCAGGCGGTGCGCGCGCTGATCCAGTTCCTGCGCGAACAGCTGCCCCACTGCCAGGCGCGCGGCATCCTCGCGCCGCAGCCGGCCTGA
- the gshA gene encoding glutamate--cysteine ligase, whose amino-acid sequence MSDLLSRRLALLASAEQLDLLRHCRHGLEKESLRVDPAGRLALTPHPTALGAALTHEQITTDYSEALLEFITAAWEDPARTLDELDAIHRFAYARMGAEQLWTHSMPCHLPDEASIPIAEYGASHIGRLKHVYRKGLAVRYGKAMQCIAGIHYNFSLPEALWPLLQEAEGDTSTAQDGQSARYIALIRNFRRYSWLLMYLFGASPAVDAGFLAGREHGLETLGEGTLYLPWATSLRMSDLGYQNNAQASLRPCYNDLDSYLASLRQAVSTPYPPYEAIGLHDQDGEWLQLNTNVLQIENEYYSSIRPKRVVNRGERPIQALAARGVQYVEVRCLDIDPFLPLGIDLPTARFLDAFLLFCALEDSPLLSGDECRACTGNFALTVKQGRKPGLQLSRRGQEIALKDWGLELLERIAACAELLDAAHGDDLHRQALASQRAKLEDARLTPSARVLQSLREDRLSFHAFALRQSERHAAWFRGRPLDAAQLAAFEQSASASLAAQAELEAGQQGSFEEFVERYMAAIEPTR is encoded by the coding sequence TTGAGCGACCTACTTTCCCGCCGCCTGGCCCTGCTCGCGAGCGCCGAGCAGCTCGACCTGCTGCGCCACTGCCGGCACGGCCTGGAGAAGGAGAGCCTGCGCGTCGACCCCGCCGGCCGCCTGGCACTGACCCCGCACCCCACCGCGCTGGGCGCGGCGCTGACCCACGAGCAGATCACCACCGACTACTCCGAGGCGCTGCTGGAGTTCATCACCGCCGCCTGGGAAGACCCGGCGCGCACCCTCGACGAGCTGGACGCCATCCACCGCTTCGCCTACGCGCGGATGGGCGCGGAGCAGCTGTGGACCCACTCGATGCCCTGCCACCTGCCGGACGAGGCGAGCATCCCCATCGCCGAATACGGCGCGAGCCACATCGGTCGCCTCAAGCACGTCTACCGCAAGGGCCTGGCGGTGCGCTACGGCAAGGCCATGCAGTGCATCGCCGGCATCCACTACAACTTCTCGCTGCCCGAGGCGCTGTGGCCGCTGCTGCAGGAGGCGGAGGGCGACACCAGCACGGCGCAGGACGGGCAGTCAGCACGCTACATCGCGCTGATCCGCAACTTCCGCCGCTACAGCTGGCTGCTGATGTACCTGTTCGGCGCCTCGCCGGCAGTCGACGCCGGCTTCCTCGCGGGCCGCGAGCACGGCCTGGAGACGCTCGGCGAGGGCACCCTGTACCTGCCCTGGGCCACCAGCCTGCGCATGAGCGACCTCGGCTACCAGAACAACGCCCAGGCCAGCCTGCGCCCCTGCTACAACGACCTCGACAGCTATCTGGCCAGCCTGCGCCAGGCGGTATCGACGCCCTATCCGCCCTACGAGGCCATCGGCCTGCACGACCAGGACGGCGAATGGCTGCAGCTCAACACCAACGTGCTGCAGATCGAGAACGAGTACTACTCGAGCATCCGCCCCAAGCGCGTGGTCAACCGCGGCGAGCGGCCGATCCAGGCGCTCGCCGCGCGCGGCGTGCAGTACGTCGAGGTGCGCTGCCTGGACATCGACCCCTTCCTGCCGCTGGGCATCGACCTGCCCACCGCGCGCTTCCTCGACGCCTTCCTGCTGTTCTGCGCGCTGGAGGACAGCCCGCTGCTGTCCGGCGACGAGTGCCGCGCCTGCACCGGCAACTTCGCCCTGACCGTCAAGCAGGGCCGCAAGCCCGGCCTGCAGCTCAGCCGCCGCGGCCAGGAGATCGCCCTCAAGGACTGGGGCCTCGAACTGCTGGAGCGCATCGCCGCCTGCGCCGAGCTGCTCGACGCCGCCCATGGCGACGACCTGCACCGCCAGGCACTGGCCAGCCAGCGCGCCAAGCTGGAGGACGCCCGCCTGACCCCGTCGGCGCGGGTGCTGCAGAGCCTGCGCGAGGACCGGCTGAGCTTCCACGCCTTCGCCCTGCGCCAGTCCGAGCGCCACGCCGCCTGGTTCCGCGGCCGGCCGCTGGACGCCGCGCAACTGGCCGCCTTCGAACAGTCCGCCAGCGCCTCGCTGGCCGCCCAGGCCGAACTGGAAGCCGGGCAGCAGGGCAGCTTCGAAGAGTTCGTCGAGCGTTACATGGCGGCGATCGAGCCGACCCGCTAG
- a CDS encoding PaaI family thioesterase — protein MTDVREVTTSAFSHLLGCEPVRIDGGEAEVRLPLKSELRNRAGKLHGGAIFSLVDIAMGLACSSAHGFERKSVTVECKINYMRAIDDGEVLCSAKVIHHGSRTLVVDAEVRQGEALVARAQGTFMLV, from the coding sequence ATGACCGACGTCCGCGAAGTGACCACCAGCGCCTTCAGCCACCTGCTCGGCTGCGAGCCCGTGCGCATCGACGGCGGCGAGGCCGAGGTGCGCCTGCCGCTGAAGTCCGAGCTGCGCAACCGCGCCGGCAAGCTGCACGGCGGGGCGATCTTCAGCCTGGTCGACATCGCCATGGGCCTGGCCTGCTCCAGCGCCCACGGCTTCGAGCGCAAGAGCGTCACGGTCGAGTGCAAGATCAACTACATGCGCGCCATCGACGACGGCGAGGTGCTGTGCAGCGCGAAGGTGATCCACCATGGCAGCCGCACCCTGGTGGTGGACGCCGAGGTGCGCCAGGGCGAGGCGCTGGTCGCCCGCGCCCAGGGCACCTTCATGCTGGTCTAG
- a CDS encoding Tex family protein: protein MDSINARIAEELGVRPQQVAAAVALLDEGSTVPFIARYRKEVTGSLDDTQLRTLEERLRYLRELEERRTAILSSIEEQGKLTPELAREIRLADTKTRLEDLYLPYKQKRRTKGQIALEAGLGPLADALFGNPELTPEAEAARFVDAEKGFADVKAVLDGAKYILMERFAEDASLLDKLRSFLKDNATLSARLVAGKEQEGAKFSDYFEHDEPLKGVPSHRALAIFRGRNEGVLSASLKVGEELSGVATSGTLHPCEVMIAERFGLEQRGRAADRWLAEVVRWTWKVKLYTHLESDLLGELREAAETEAINVFARNLHDLLLAAPAGPRATLGLDPGLRTGCKVAVVDATGKLLDTATVYPHAPKNDWNGTLAVLARLCAKHQVELIAIGNGTASRETDKLAADLIKQLPALRLTKIMVSEAGASVYSASELAAREFPELDVSLRGAVSIARRLQDPLAELVKIEPKAIGVGQYQHDVSQLKLARSLDAVVEDCVNAVGVDVNTASAALLARISGLNATLAGNIVQFRDANGAFKSRSDLKKVPRLGDKTFELAAGFLRVMNGDNPLDASAVHPETYPLVRRIAEATGRDIRSLIGDSAFLKRLDPAKFTDESFGLPTVTDILKELDKPGRDPRPEFRTAEFQEGVESLKDLVPGMVLEGVVTNVTNFGAFVDIGVHQDGLVHISALSEKFIKDPYEVVKAGDIVKVKVMEVDIPRNRVGLSMRMSDTPGEKVEGARGGNRGNAPRSERHSKQDKPAPSNPGMAALFANAKQIKKR, encoded by the coding sequence ATGGACAGCATCAACGCCCGCATCGCCGAGGAACTCGGCGTCCGCCCGCAGCAGGTCGCCGCCGCCGTGGCGCTGCTCGACGAAGGCTCGACCGTGCCCTTCATCGCCCGCTACCGCAAGGAGGTGACCGGCAGCCTCGACGACACCCAGCTGCGCACCCTGGAAGAGCGTCTGCGCTACCTGCGCGAGCTGGAGGAGCGGCGCACGGCGATCCTCTCCAGCATCGAGGAACAGGGCAAGCTGACGCCCGAACTGGCCCGCGAGATCCGCCTGGCCGACACCAAGACCCGCCTGGAAGACCTCTACCTGCCCTACAAGCAGAAGCGCCGCACCAAGGGCCAGATCGCCCTGGAGGCCGGCCTCGGTCCGCTTGCCGACGCGCTGTTCGGCAATCCGGAACTGACTCCCGAGGCGGAAGCCGCGCGCTTCGTCGACGCCGAGAAAGGCTTCGCCGACGTCAAGGCGGTGCTCGACGGCGCCAAGTACATCCTCATGGAGCGCTTCGCCGAGGACGCCAGCCTGCTCGACAAGCTGCGCTCCTTCCTCAAGGACAACGCCACCCTGAGCGCGCGCCTGGTCGCCGGCAAGGAGCAGGAAGGCGCCAAGTTCAGCGACTACTTCGAGCACGACGAGCCGCTCAAGGGCGTGCCGTCGCACCGCGCGCTGGCGATCTTCCGCGGCCGCAACGAGGGCGTGCTGAGCGCCAGCCTCAAGGTCGGCGAAGAGCTGTCGGGCGTCGCTACGTCCGGCACCCTGCACCCGTGCGAAGTGATGATCGCCGAGCGCTTCGGACTCGAGCAGCGTGGCCGCGCCGCCGACCGCTGGCTGGCCGAGGTGGTGCGCTGGACCTGGAAGGTCAAGCTGTACACCCACCTGGAGAGCGACCTGCTCGGCGAGCTGCGCGAGGCCGCGGAGACCGAGGCGATCAACGTGTTCGCCCGCAACCTGCACGACCTGCTGCTGGCCGCCCCGGCCGGCCCGCGCGCCACCCTCGGTCTCGACCCGGGCCTGCGCACCGGCTGCAAGGTCGCCGTGGTCGACGCCACCGGCAAGCTGCTCGACACCGCCACCGTCTACCCGCACGCGCCGAAGAACGACTGGAACGGCACCCTCGCCGTGCTCGCCCGCCTGTGCGCCAAGCACCAGGTCGAGCTGATCGCCATCGGCAACGGCACCGCCAGCCGCGAGACCGACAAGCTGGCCGCCGACCTGATCAAGCAACTGCCCGCACTCAGGCTGACCAAGATCATGGTTTCCGAGGCCGGCGCCTCGGTGTACTCGGCCTCCGAACTGGCCGCGCGCGAATTCCCCGAGCTGGACGTGTCGCTGCGCGGCGCGGTGTCCATCGCCCGCCGCCTGCAGGACCCGCTGGCCGAACTGGTGAAGATCGAGCCCAAGGCCATCGGCGTCGGCCAGTACCAGCACGACGTCTCCCAGCTCAAGCTGGCCCGCTCGCTGGATGCGGTGGTCGAGGACTGCGTGAACGCCGTCGGCGTCGACGTCAACACCGCCTCCGCCGCCCTGCTGGCGCGCATCTCCGGCCTCAACGCCACCCTGGCCGGCAACATCGTGCAGTTCCGCGACGCCAACGGCGCCTTCAAGAGCCGCAGCGACCTGAAGAAGGTACCGCGCCTGGGCGACAAGACCTTCGAGCTGGCCGCCGGCTTCCTGCGCGTGATGAACGGCGACAATCCGCTGGACGCCTCGGCGGTGCACCCGGAGACCTACCCGCTGGTCAGGCGCATCGCCGAGGCCACCGGCCGCGACATCCGCTCGCTGATCGGCGACTCGGCGTTCCTCAAGCGCCTCGACCCGGCCAAGTTCACCGACGAGAGCTTCGGCCTGCCCACGGTCACCGACATCCTCAAGGAACTGGACAAGCCCGGCCGCGACCCGCGTCCGGAGTTCAGGACCGCCGAGTTCCAGGAAGGCGTCGAGAGCCTCAAGGACCTGGTGCCGGGCATGGTGCTGGAAGGCGTGGTGACCAACGTCACCAACTTCGGCGCCTTCGTCGACATCGGCGTGCACCAGGACGGTCTGGTGCACATCAGCGCGCTGTCGGAGAAGTTCATCAAGGATCCGTATGAAGTGGTGAAGGCCGGCGACATCGTCAAGGTCAAGGTCATGGAGGTGGACATCCCGCGCAACCGCGTCGGCCTGTCCATGCGCATGTCCGACACCCCCGGCGAGAAGGTCGAGGGCGCACGCGGCGGCAACCGCGGCAACGCACCGCGCAGCGAGCGTCACTCCAAGCAGGACAAGCCGGCGCCGAGCAACCCCGGCATGGCCGCGCTGTTCGCCAACGCCAAGCAGATCAAGAAGCGCTGA
- the bcsE gene encoding cellulose biosynthesis protein BcsE: protein MSLAVPGLRDEWMQMRQGALYWLAGERAEDSVLLARQVLAGMADEAQAILVVCGDSPDGVLDGLAADRGPGTLWPYAFAEEDAAGVLRVLGRELRRLRAPRGMAILLLAPASIWDSFDAGRLEAWCTAQHAWLAEHGCTLLVLSHAGAPTLCERLQGCSEPLAGLAQLLHSRGAPHYQLHYWRNALGVQGAGEMPLVRRPDGFVARPTADAAGVPAAASDQYRHLARRAVLEGAPPLSAHWRLFDDDAALLAAAEGSTAACVIFSLDDNARVGALAEHLHHLRRRRGRELRLVVREMAPCLRYLDEQLLLACGASLIVPCGTSLSRFLTLLDSLHGHRWTRTLPEDLPAILARLRPPAQRGLLPRREFEALVGGILAAERHGEVSHLLLHLRVAEGLNLTQVLGQCRLRRAGDLACASGGDLWLFLFGCRLDALERALGNLFRLPWRELFAARRLLAGVDEMAPGADDAELLPALLAAERAPAPAARLTPVRIGRPALESVA, encoded by the coding sequence ATGTCCCTGGCTGTTCCGGGTCTGCGGGACGAATGGATGCAGATGCGGCAGGGAGCGCTTTACTGGCTGGCGGGGGAGCGGGCGGAGGATTCCGTGCTGCTCGCCCGCCAGGTTCTGGCCGGGATGGCCGACGAGGCACAGGCGATCCTGGTGGTCTGCGGCGACTCGCCGGACGGCGTGCTCGACGGGCTGGCCGCCGACCGCGGCCCCGGCACGCTGTGGCCCTATGCCTTCGCCGAGGAGGACGCCGCCGGCGTCCTGCGCGTGCTCGGCCGCGAGCTGCGCCGCCTGCGGGCACCGCGCGGCATGGCGATCCTGCTGCTGGCGCCGGCGAGCATCTGGGATTCCTTCGACGCCGGCCGCCTGGAAGCCTGGTGCACCGCCCAGCATGCCTGGCTGGCCGAGCACGGCTGCACCCTGCTGGTGCTCAGCCACGCCGGCGCGCCGACGCTGTGCGAGCGGCTGCAGGGCTGCAGCGAGCCGCTGGCCGGGCTGGCGCAGCTGCTGCACAGTCGCGGCGCTCCGCATTACCAGCTGCACTACTGGCGCAACGCGCTCGGCGTCCAGGGCGCCGGCGAGATGCCGCTCGTGCGCCGGCCGGACGGCTTCGTCGCCCGGCCGACGGCGGATGCTGCCGGTGTGCCGGCGGCGGCCAGTGACCAGTACCGTCACCTGGCCCGCCGGGCGGTGCTCGAAGGCGCGCCGCCGCTGTCCGCGCACTGGCGGCTGTTCGACGACGATGCGGCGCTGCTGGCGGCCGCCGAGGGCTCCACGGCCGCCTGCGTGATCTTCAGCCTCGACGACAATGCCCGCGTCGGGGCACTGGCCGAGCACCTCCACCACCTGCGGCGGCGCCGCGGCCGGGAACTGCGCCTGGTGGTGCGCGAGATGGCGCCCTGCCTGCGCTATCTGGACGAGCAACTGCTGCTGGCCTGCGGTGCCAGCCTGATCGTGCCGTGCGGCACCAGCCTGTCGCGCTTCCTCACCCTGCTGGACAGCCTGCACGGCCACCGCTGGACGCGCACCCTGCCGGAGGATCTGCCGGCGATCTTGGCGCGCCTGCGCCCGCCGGCGCAGCGCGGCCTGCTGCCGCGCCGCGAGTTCGAGGCCCTGGTCGGCGGCATCCTCGCCGCCGAGCGGCACGGCGAGGTCAGCCACCTGCTGCTGCACCTGCGGGTGGCCGAAGGCCTGAACCTGACCCAGGTGCTCGGCCAGTGCCGTCTGCGCCGTGCCGGCGACCTGGCCTGTGCCAGCGGCGGGGACCTGTGGCTGTTCCTCTTCGGCTGCCGGCTGGACGCCCTCGAGCGTGCCCTTGGCAACCTGTTCCGCCTGCCGTGGCGCGAGCTGTTCGCCGCCCGGCGCCTGCTCGCCGGTGTCGACGAGATGGCGCCGGGCGCAGACGACGCCGAGCTCCTGCCGGCGCTGCTCGCGGCGGAGCGCGCGCCGGCGCCGGCCGCACGGCTGACGCCGGTGCGCATCGGCCGGCCGGCCCTGGAGTCGGTGGCATGA
- the bcsG gene encoding cellulose biosynthesis protein BcsG, which yields MSGGVTTAALRWPGLGAWNLYFLGKFALLWQGMLNFQVLPNLLLAAVLLLPLPRWAALLRTSLALPAGLALLYHDSWLPPVGRVLERLQALLDFSPAYLFELGGRFLDWRSLAGVLLALLAYGLLAPWLRLTTVSLAGLLWLGAQSLAPLWSPPAPPLPAVAGAPAAPASAPVVASGPPDNATLDNYLQDFYRSESERRVDLGAAAKGAPFDLLLLNVCSLGWSDLRAVGLERHPFLERMDILFDNFNSATAYSGPAALRLQRASCGQTSHSALYQPAPEQCQLFDSLARLGYRVDLALNHNGRFDNYLQSIRAAGRLPEPLFPAESLPRTWVGFDASPINRDRDQLEAWWRLRGDKPAERVSLLYQTITLHDGNREVLADGRTRSAGYGPRAQHLLDDFDAFIGELERSGRPTVVVLIPEHGAALHGDRMQIAGMREIPSPSITHIPVGVKLVGLPLDSATGRQRVSAPSSYLALAELLVRLHGGPPADGRGFDRAALARDLPQTAKVAENSDSVLLEYGGRPYVRLQERGQWLPYPQEER from the coding sequence ATGAGCGGCGGCGTGACCACAGCGGCACTGCGCTGGCCGGGGCTGGGGGCATGGAACCTGTATTTCCTCGGCAAGTTCGCCCTGCTCTGGCAGGGCATGCTCAACTTCCAGGTACTGCCCAACCTGCTGCTGGCCGCCGTACTGCTGCTGCCGCTGCCGCGCTGGGCGGCGCTGCTGCGCACCTCGCTGGCGCTGCCGGCAGGGCTGGCGCTGCTCTACCACGACTCCTGGCTGCCGCCGGTCGGCCGGGTGCTGGAGCGCCTGCAGGCGCTGCTGGACTTCTCGCCGGCCTACCTGTTCGAGCTGGGCGGGCGCTTCCTCGACTGGCGGTCGCTGGCCGGCGTCCTGCTGGCCCTGCTGGCCTACGGGTTGCTGGCGCCCTGGCTGCGCCTGACCACCGTCAGCCTGGCCGGACTGCTGTGGCTGGGCGCGCAGTCGCTGGCGCCGCTGTGGTCGCCGCCGGCGCCCCCGCTGCCGGCCGTCGCCGGCGCACCCGCCGCGCCGGCGAGCGCACCGGTGGTGGCCAGCGGCCCGCCGGACAACGCCACCCTCGACAACTACCTGCAGGACTTCTACCGCAGCGAGAGCGAGCGCCGGGTCGACCTGGGCGCTGCCGCCAAGGGCGCGCCCTTCGACCTGCTGCTGCTCAACGTCTGCTCGCTGGGCTGGAGCGACCTGCGTGCGGTCGGCCTGGAGCGTCATCCGTTCCTCGAGCGCATGGACATCCTGTTCGACAACTTCAACTCGGCCACCGCCTATAGCGGGCCGGCGGCCCTGCGCCTGCAACGCGCCAGTTGCGGCCAGACCTCGCACTCGGCGCTGTACCAGCCGGCGCCGGAGCAGTGCCAGCTGTTCGACAGCCTGGCCCGCCTGGGCTATCGCGTCGACCTGGCGCTCAACCACAACGGCCGCTTCGACAACTACCTGCAGTCGATCCGCGCGGCCGGCCGGTTGCCCGAGCCGCTGTTCCCGGCCGAAAGCCTGCCGCGCACCTGGGTCGGCTTCGACGCCTCGCCGATCAACCGCGACCGCGACCAGCTCGAGGCCTGGTGGCGTCTGCGCGGCGACAAGCCGGCCGAGCGGGTTTCCCTGCTCTACCAGACCATCACCCTGCACGACGGCAACCGCGAGGTCCTCGCCGACGGCCGCACGCGCAGCGCCGGCTACGGGCCGCGGGCGCAGCACCTGCTCGACGACTTCGATGCCTTCATCGGCGAGCTGGAGCGCAGCGGCCGGCCGACCGTGGTGGTGCTGATCCCCGAGCACGGCGCCGCGCTGCACGGCGACCGCATGCAAATCGCCGGCATGCGCGAGATCCCCTCGCCGTCGATCACCCACATCCCGGTGGGCGTCAAGCTGGTCGGCCTGCCGCTGGACAGCGCCACGGGCCGGCAGCGGGTGAGCGCGCCGAGCAGCTACCTGGCGCTGGCCGAGCTGCTGGTGCGCCTGCACGGCGGGCCGCCGGCGGATGGTCGCGGCTTCGACCGCGCGGCGCTGGCGCGCGACCTGCCGCAGACGGCGAAGGTCGCGGAGAACTCCGACAGCGTGCTGCTCGAATACGGCGGGAGGCCCTACGTGCGCCTGCAGGAGCGTGGCCAGTGGTTGCCCTATCCGCAGGAGGAACGCTGA
- the bcsR gene encoding cellulose biosynthesis protein BcsR, with translation MTPPDGTTAFADNDIAALRRSLGLARLGYRDLAARRELEQVLQRWPLLAELAAPARGGAEQTP, from the coding sequence ATGACCCCACCCGACGGCACCACGGCGTTCGCCGACAACGACATCGCCGCGCTGCGCCGCAGCCTCGGCCTGGCGCGGCTCGGCTACCGTGACCTGGCGGCCCGGCGCGAGCTGGAGCAGGTGCTGCAGCGCTGGCCGCTGCTGGCGGAGCTGGCCGCGCCCGCCCGGGGCGGCGCGGAGCAGACGCCATGA
- the bcsQ gene encoding cellulose biosynthesis protein BcsQ, which yields MTTLGLVGLRGGCGVSSLVAALGQALHRLGQRVLLVDLCPENLLRLHVSLPFADGSGWARALLDQQGWSGALWQLQEGFCLLPYGRLSADEQERMERFLRGTPDFWAKRRHGLAARFDWLLFDLPQRLPGHARTGRRDLTLRVLEADAACHALLQTPRAADEWLLVNRFDPTRPLQRDLLLLWQQTLGPRLVPQCVHADEALAEALAHKLPVGLHAPHSLAAQDVLSLATWCLAARAARPALHREVGG from the coding sequence ATGACCACGCTGGGCCTGGTCGGCCTGCGCGGCGGCTGCGGCGTCAGCAGCCTGGTGGCGGCGCTCGGCCAGGCCCTGCACCGTCTCGGCCAGCGGGTGCTGCTGGTCGACCTGTGCCCGGAGAACCTGCTGCGCCTGCATGTCAGCCTGCCGTTCGCCGACGGCAGCGGCTGGGCACGTGCGCTGCTCGATCAGCAGGGCTGGAGCGGCGCCCTGTGGCAGCTGCAGGAGGGCTTCTGCCTGTTGCCCTACGGCCGCCTGTCGGCCGACGAGCAGGAGCGCATGGAGCGCTTCCTGCGCGGCACGCCGGACTTCTGGGCGAAGCGCCGGCATGGGCTGGCGGCGCGTTTCGACTGGCTGCTGTTCGACCTGCCGCAGCGCCTGCCCGGCCATGCCCGCACCGGCCGCCGCGACCTGACCCTGCGCGTGCTGGAGGCCGACGCCGCCTGCCATGCGCTGCTGCAGACGCCGCGCGCCGCCGACGAATGGCTGCTGGTCAACCGCTTCGATCCGACCCGCCCGCTGCAGCGCGACCTGCTGCTGCTCTGGCAGCAGACCCTCGGCCCGCGCCTGGTGCCGCAGTGCGTGCACGCCGACGAGGCGCTGGCCGAGGCGCTGGCGCACAAGCTGCCGGTGGGCCTGCATGCGCCGCACAGCCTGGCCGCCCAGGATGTGCTGAGCCTGGCCACCTGGTGTCTGGCTGCGCGCGCGGCGCGGCCAGCGTTGCACCGCGAGGTGGGTGGATGA